In Neokomagataea tanensis, one genomic interval encodes:
- a CDS encoding DUF6468 domain-containing protein — protein MIMVQVILEFLLLLIMVIALFVGVSLGRSLKALRRDRSGLEEMVAQFRHYSAEAQTGINQLQKSSDGVGRALAKTVEAGQALKQDLLALCERSEALAGQMEGVVFQRKPPEPMAVSSLRGRSSASRVAAPAAAEATGGLGKSAAERELLRALRQKQG, from the coding sequence ATGATCATGGTGCAAGTTATTCTGGAGTTTTTACTATTACTTATAATGGTAATTGCTCTTTTTGTTGGCGTGAGTTTGGGGAGGTCATTGAAGGCCTTGCGTCGTGATCGTTCCGGGTTGGAAGAGATGGTAGCGCAATTTCGACATTATAGTGCTGAGGCGCAAACCGGCATTAACCAACTCCAGAAATCCAGTGATGGGGTTGGGCGTGCTTTGGCCAAAACGGTGGAAGCGGGACAGGCCTTGAAACAAGACCTGCTCGCGCTGTGTGAGCGTTCAGAGGCGCTAGCCGGGCAAATGGAAGGTGTCGTTTTTCAGAGAAAGCCGCCTGAACCAATGGCCGTCTCCTCTTTGCGGGGCCGTAGTAGCGCGTCTCGGGTTGCAGCGCCGGCCGCTGCGGAGGCAACGGGTGGGCTAGGTAAGAGCGCAGCCGAACGAGAACTCTTGCGCGCGTTGCGCCAAAAGCAGGGGTGA
- a CDS encoding MotE family protein, with the protein MLLRLLYSASAVLVLLISAVTYDLASQWMGAGPFTVFEAARAEATPEAAAPAPAITHKDNAKKIVVQNGCSGGGCTGDGVTPAPLDPLLKASLVERQKELERRERNLLERQAVVEAAEGELQKKLDALNDARSKLDSSRQQTAHLIDQDADRLVKIYEAMSPVDAAAIFNIMDLRIGVGLLSRMTPRKASAILEVMSPQRAILATQLLANTHNQPMPLTGQNG; encoded by the coding sequence ATGTTGCTACGTTTGTTGTACTCGGCCAGCGCGGTGTTGGTGTTACTTATAAGCGCGGTTACTTATGATTTGGCATCGCAGTGGATGGGTGCAGGGCCCTTTACCGTTTTCGAGGCTGCACGTGCAGAGGCCACTCCGGAAGCCGCAGCGCCAGCACCGGCCATTACGCACAAAGACAACGCCAAAAAGATTGTTGTTCAAAACGGTTGTTCTGGTGGGGGATGCACAGGAGATGGCGTTACACCAGCTCCCCTTGATCCGCTGTTGAAGGCTTCTTTAGTTGAAAGGCAAAAAGAGCTTGAGAGGCGTGAGCGCAATTTGCTTGAGCGGCAAGCGGTTGTCGAAGCGGCCGAAGGTGAATTGCAGAAGAAGTTAGATGCTTTGAACGATGCTCGAAGCAAACTGGATTCAAGCCGTCAGCAGACAGCTCATTTGATTGACCAAGACGCGGATCGGCTGGTCAAAATTTATGAAGCAATGAGCCCAGTCGATGCTGCCGCAATTTTCAATATTATGGATTTAAGAATTGGTGTTGGTTTGCTGAGCCGTATGACACCTCGTAAAGCCTCGGCCATTTTAGAGGTCATGTCACCCCAAAGAGCAATTTTAGCTACGCAGCTTTTAGCAAATACGCATAATCAGCCTATGCCATTGACGGGCCAGAATGGATGA
- a CDS encoding TetR/AcrR family transcriptional regulator, translated as MTRPVRTQSEPTSSAPSQQRCERRHDAPDETARRNRILDAACAAIQQHGYHAASMDNVATNSGMSKKTLYHFYPSKRSLFEAVILERLFTQIVFEPDPKDSIEEQLFQLTFRTAESLFSLEKINLLRSVIAESGRNPEITEQITQLFEISKTNFPIQDWLETQVRRGILDIPDVHDAADQFFGSALGGTLLSHLCACKRPRTGKVLEDFIRCCIKNFIKAHIIAP; from the coding sequence TTGACGCGTCCCGTCCGAACACAGTCTGAGCCCACTTCTTCTGCACCGTCTCAGCAGCGCTGCGAGCGACGCCATGATGCCCCGGACGAAACCGCGCGTCGAAACAGAATTCTTGACGCCGCATGTGCAGCTATCCAGCAGCACGGGTACCATGCAGCTTCCATGGACAACGTTGCCACCAACTCGGGTATGTCCAAGAAAACTCTTTACCATTTCTATCCATCGAAACGCAGTCTGTTTGAAGCGGTGATCCTTGAACGCTTATTCACACAAATTGTTTTCGAGCCTGACCCCAAAGACAGCATCGAAGAACAACTTTTCCAGCTGACTTTTCGCACGGCCGAATCGCTCTTCAGCCTCGAGAAAATTAATTTGCTTCGCTCTGTCATTGCTGAGAGCGGCCGTAATCCGGAAATTACGGAGCAAATTACGCAACTGTTTGAAATTTCGAAAACAAACTTCCCGATTCAGGACTGGCTAGAAACCCAAGTGCGCCGCGGTATTCTCGACATTCCTGACGTACATGACGCCGCAGACCAGTTCTTCGGGAGCGCCCTTGGCGGAACTCTTCTGTCGCATCTGTGTGCTTGTAAACGGCCCCGCACAGGTAAAGTTTTGGAAGACTTTATCCGCTGCTGCATAAAAAACTTTATCAAAGCCCACATTATTGCGCCTTGA
- a CDS encoding efflux RND transporter periplasmic adaptor subunit, translating into MLSFEKNSPRSTKGTLDLGLSIWRGFSLLSVPLVLAGCDKKPAAQQPPPQPVVVHTVKTQPVSLDTALPGRVDAVEQGEIRPQVSGVIVSRNFEQGAEIKAGQQLFQIYAAPYQAAYDQAKAQLQNAEAAAVRAQGQLRRYAPLVRAHAISDQEYDNTLAAAREAAAQVAQAKANVESAAVNVRYTRVLAPIDGRIGRTLYTPGALVTANQTQPIAVVTRLDPIYVDVNLPAADMLRLRRELASGQLQRNGDDAAVHLQLEDSSTYSQVGKLELSEVTVDPSTGTLVMRAVFPNPDRLLMPGMFVHASIQEGVDPTGILVPQVAVERDAKGNPFVMTVDKQNVVAMRHVEASRTVGTNWLVTKGLSEGDRVVTSGLQKIQPGAKVSPQEESAESAGKAE; encoded by the coding sequence ATGCTTTCTTTTGAAAAGAATTCACCCCGTTCCACGAAGGGAACGCTTGATTTAGGCCTGTCCATCTGGAGAGGTTTTTCGTTGCTGAGCGTGCCTTTGGTGCTCGCTGGGTGCGATAAGAAACCTGCTGCGCAACAGCCCCCGCCGCAGCCAGTGGTTGTCCATACTGTCAAAACCCAGCCGGTATCGCTCGATACGGCACTGCCCGGCCGTGTTGATGCTGTTGAGCAGGGTGAGATTCGCCCGCAGGTTAGCGGCGTGATCGTCTCGCGCAATTTCGAGCAGGGTGCAGAAATTAAAGCTGGGCAGCAATTGTTCCAGATTTATGCAGCGCCTTACCAAGCGGCTTACGACCAAGCAAAGGCACAGTTGCAAAACGCTGAGGCTGCGGCAGTAAGGGCGCAAGGTCAGCTTCGCCGGTATGCACCGTTGGTGCGCGCGCATGCGATCAGTGACCAAGAATACGACAACACTTTGGCGGCTGCGCGTGAAGCTGCTGCGCAAGTTGCGCAGGCGAAAGCGAATGTTGAATCGGCTGCGGTGAACGTGCGCTACACGCGTGTGCTTGCTCCAATTGATGGTCGCATCGGCCGTACGTTGTACACGCCAGGTGCGCTGGTGACCGCTAATCAGACACAGCCTATCGCTGTCGTCACGCGTTTGGACCCGATTTATGTTGACGTGAATCTGCCTGCTGCGGACATGCTGCGTTTGCGCCGTGAGTTGGCGAGTGGTCAGTTGCAACGTAATGGCGATGATGCAGCGGTCCACCTTCAGTTGGAAGACAGCTCGACCTATTCTCAGGTTGGTAAGCTCGAATTATCCGAAGTCACGGTAGACCCATCCACCGGCACATTGGTCATGCGGGCAGTTTTCCCGAATCCCGATCGTTTGTTGATGCCGGGAATGTTTGTTCATGCCAGCATTCAAGAAGGTGTTGACCCTACGGGCATACTCGTTCCGCAGGTTGCGGTTGAACGTGACGCAAAGGGTAATCCCTTTGTCATGACTGTAGACAAGCAGAATGTTGTCGCGATGCGTCACGTCGAAGCTTCGCGCACGGTTGGTACAAACTGGCTGGTCACAAAGGGCTTGTCAGAAGGGGACCGTGTTGTAACCAGTGGCCTGCAAAAGATTCAGCCCGGCGCGAAAGTATCCCCGCAGGAAGAATCTGCTGAGTCCGCTGGAAAGGCGGAGTAA
- a CDS encoding efflux RND transporter permease subunit, which yields MNLSRFFIDRPIFAWVIGLIIMLVGGVAITRMPIAQYPSIAPPQIAISVAYPGASAETVNNTVVRPILQQMYGLDHLEYLSASSYASGQMEIDLTFEQGTNPDIAQVQVQNKLQLAQPRLPQEVTAQGIAVTKATKNFMLVAAFISEDGSMSGQDISDYVASNISDPLSRVSGVGDHTLFGSEYAMRIWLDPAKLFNYSLTVGDVQSAISAQNVQVASGELGGLPSKKGIGFDATILGPTRFSKPEQFEQILLKVQQDGSQVRLKDVAQVELGAQSYALSSMYNNHPAAAMALKLAPGANQLKTASAVRARIGELSQNFPPGLKVVYPLDTVPFITLSIHEVIETLLEAIALVFVVMLIFLQNFRATLIPTIAVPVVLLGTFGLLSAMGYGINTLTMLAMVLAVGLLVDDAIVVVENVERVMSEKGISPREASRQSMDEISGALVGIVLVLSAVFLPMAAFGGSTGVIYRQFSITIVAAMWLSVLVAMVMTPALCGTMLKPTHKAPEKGPAAWFNRNFERLTRGYLGGVRRMVGRPVLSMIAFLILTVGVVFLFNRVPGGFLPDEDQGIIFGQVTMRPGATAAQTSAVNHQIAEYVLKNYGKTVQSVFTMTGFSFAGQGQSAGAFFIRMKPWDERPGSQNTTMTVARQVMMHFWMNPMAQIFAINPPAVMELGNATGFDLELEDTGHLGHDALLAARNQVLKEAAGDSLLQAVRPLGMEDAPQFAMEINRERANALGLSNADINTTVQGAFGSTYVNQFMRNDRVKQVYVQGGDWARMTPEDLNRWYVRNASGTMVPLNAFVEGHWVSGPQKVEDYNGMNSYEIQGQPAPGASSGQAMGEMEKILSHLPHGVSYEWTGLSYEQLASAGATGPLYVLASIVILLCLAALYESWAVPLSVMLVLPLGVLGAIAATLGRGLNNDVYFQVGLLTTVGLSVKNAILIVEFAKTFFEEGRSLEEAVLEAGRERLRPILMTSIAFVCGVFPLAIATGAGSAARVAIGTCVVGGMLSATLLAVYFVPVFFVVVLRLFRVKPIKDREDPYAHLDENADMSAHGEHGA from the coding sequence ATGAACCTCTCTCGTTTCTTTATTGATCGACCGATTTTCGCATGGGTTATCGGTCTGATCATCATGCTGGTTGGTGGGGTGGCTATCACCCGCATGCCAATCGCGCAGTATCCGAGCATTGCTCCGCCGCAGATTGCTATTAGCGTAGCGTATCCGGGCGCGTCTGCTGAGACGGTGAACAACACTGTTGTCCGCCCGATTTTGCAGCAAATGTACGGTCTGGACCATTTGGAATATCTATCGGCCTCGTCTTACGCGAGTGGTCAGATGGAAATTGACCTAACCTTTGAGCAGGGCACAAACCCTGACATTGCGCAGGTTCAGGTCCAGAACAAACTTCAGCTAGCCCAGCCTCGTTTGCCGCAGGAAGTGACCGCACAAGGTATTGCGGTAACCAAAGCGACCAAGAACTTCATGCTGGTAGCGGCTTTCATTTCCGAAGATGGCAGCATGAGCGGCCAAGATATCTCGGATTATGTAGCGTCCAACATTTCGGATCCGCTTTCGCGTGTGTCTGGCGTAGGTGACCACACTTTGTTCGGTTCCGAATATGCAATGCGTATTTGGTTGGACCCGGCAAAGCTGTTTAACTACAGCTTGACAGTCGGTGATGTTCAGAGTGCTATCTCAGCGCAGAACGTACAGGTTGCGTCTGGTGAGTTGGGCGGTCTGCCATCCAAGAAAGGTATCGGCTTCGATGCGACTATTCTTGGCCCAACGCGCTTTAGCAAGCCCGAGCAGTTTGAGCAGATTCTTCTTAAAGTGCAGCAAGATGGCAGCCAAGTTCGTCTGAAGGATGTGGCGCAAGTTGAACTTGGAGCACAGAGCTATGCGCTGTCTTCAATGTACAACAACCACCCTGCAGCAGCGATGGCATTGAAGCTTGCGCCTGGTGCCAACCAACTCAAAACGGCCTCGGCTGTGCGTGCGCGTATTGGTGAGTTAAGCCAAAACTTCCCACCCGGGCTGAAAGTTGTTTATCCGCTCGATACCGTACCGTTCATCACTCTTTCCATCCACGAAGTTATTGAAACATTGCTCGAAGCCATTGCTCTGGTTTTCGTAGTTATGTTGATCTTCCTGCAAAATTTCCGTGCCACGTTGATTCCAACAATTGCTGTTCCAGTTGTGTTGTTGGGAACATTCGGCCTGCTCTCCGCCATGGGATATGGCATTAACACGCTGACCATGCTTGCTATGGTGCTAGCCGTTGGCTTGTTGGTGGACGACGCGATTGTTGTCGTTGAGAACGTCGAGCGCGTTATGAGCGAGAAGGGAATATCCCCTCGTGAAGCATCGCGCCAATCCATGGACGAAATTTCTGGTGCGCTGGTTGGTATCGTGCTGGTTTTGTCCGCTGTGTTCTTGCCAATGGCCGCGTTTGGCGGGTCTACCGGCGTTATTTACCGTCAGTTCTCCATTACCATCGTTGCAGCAATGTGGCTGTCGGTTCTGGTGGCGATGGTGATGACACCGGCATTGTGTGGAACAATGTTGAAGCCAACGCATAAAGCTCCTGAAAAGGGGCCTGCTGCTTGGTTTAACCGTAACTTTGAGCGCCTGACGCGTGGTTACCTTGGCGGCGTTCGTCGCATGGTTGGCCGCCCTGTCTTGAGTATGATTGCTTTTCTTATTCTGACGGTTGGAGTGGTTTTCCTCTTTAACCGCGTGCCAGGCGGCTTCTTGCCGGATGAAGACCAAGGTATCATTTTCGGTCAGGTGACGATGCGCCCCGGTGCAACGGCTGCGCAGACTTCCGCCGTTAACCATCAGATCGCAGAATATGTACTGAAGAATTACGGGAAAACAGTGCAGTCTGTTTTCACGATGACGGGCTTTAGCTTTGCTGGCCAAGGACAAAGTGCGGGTGCGTTCTTTATCCGTATGAAGCCTTGGGATGAGCGCCCGGGATCGCAGAATACGACTATGACGGTTGCCCGTCAGGTCATGATGCATTTCTGGATGAACCCGATGGCTCAGATCTTTGCCATCAACCCACCAGCAGTCATGGAATTGGGCAACGCGACAGGTTTTGACCTCGAGTTAGAAGACACGGGGCATCTGGGCCACGATGCATTGCTGGCAGCGCGTAACCAAGTTCTTAAAGAAGCTGCTGGCGATTCACTGCTGCAAGCTGTGCGTCCGCTCGGCATGGAAGATGCGCCGCAATTTGCAATGGAAATTAACCGCGAGCGTGCGAATGCTCTCGGACTGTCCAACGCGGATATCAACACGACGGTACAAGGCGCGTTTGGTTCAACCTACGTCAACCAGTTTATGCGTAATGACCGTGTAAAGCAGGTCTACGTTCAGGGTGGTGACTGGGCGCGTATGACGCCTGAAGATCTCAACCGTTGGTACGTTCGTAACGCTTCGGGTACGATGGTTCCGCTTAATGCCTTCGTTGAAGGGCATTGGGTCAGCGGCCCGCAGAAGGTCGAAGACTATAACGGCATGAACTCTTATGAGATTCAGGGTCAGCCAGCGCCGGGTGCAAGCTCTGGCCAAGCTATGGGTGAGATGGAAAAAATCCTTTCCCACCTGCCGCATGGTGTCAGCTACGAGTGGACAGGCCTGTCATACGAGCAGTTAGCATCAGCAGGGGCGACCGGGCCGCTTTATGTTCTTGCTTCGATTGTCATCTTGTTGTGCTTGGCTGCATTGTACGAAAGCTGGGCAGTTCCACTGTCGGTAATGTTGGTGTTGCCTTTGGGTGTGCTTGGGGCGATTGCCGCAACATTGGGACGTGGCCTTAACAACGACGTTTACTTCCAGGTTGGTCTTTTGACCACGGTTGGTCTTTCTGTGAAGAACGCGATCCTGATCGTTGAATTTGCGAAAACCTTCTTTGAAGAAGGCCGCTCTTTAGAAGAAGCGGTTCTGGAAGCAGGGCGGGAGCGTCTGCGCCCGATTTTGATGACGTCAATCGCATTCGTCTGCGGTGTTTTCCCACTGGCGATTGCGACAGGTGCAGGCTCAGCAGCGCGTGTTGCGATTGGTACATGCGTGGTTGGCGGTATGCTTTCAGCAACGCTTCTGGCGGTGTATTTCGTACCTGTCTTCTTCGTTGTCGTTCTGCGGCTATTCCGCGTGAAGCCTATCAAGGATCGCGAGGACCCGTACGCTCATTTGGATGAGAATGCTGATATGTCCGCACATGGGGAGCACGGCGCATGA
- a CDS encoding efflux transporter outer membrane subunit, producing MKIRLGLAALLMLSSCNMAPDYHRPASSVQDAYPADTGVKSVKAAAQVADLGWQDFFTDPRLKALIALALQNNRDLAAQAAAVAEAQGQYEVQHASLFPPISVGGSGLFMSPSDTAGFAFAPGSGRSIGTLRFFQTSIGFSSYEIDLWGRIRNLSRQEAEAALNTAENARNLLITTVGQVATTYIQWLGDRELLRVTQGTLASQQHTLSLTQMAFDHGETDALTLAQVRTQVEQAAANEAQYQRAVAMDEHALQLVVGTPLPATLPAPAPFGAQTMLSDLPAGLPSDLMLQRPDIQAAEHTLLGANASIGAARAAFYPRVTLTASEGTSALQFRHLFTPGAETWSIAPSISLPIFTWGQNSGNLHIAKARALQSAAQYQKTVQTAFREVSDALTARETYTAQEKHLANLVQQSQSAYDLAMMRYHAGIDSYLTALEQQRTLYQAQQNHITVQAARFANLVTVYRALGGGWSAKTVSPKVEGPAQVKTVSR from the coding sequence ATGAAAATCCGTCTTGGACTTGCCGCGCTGTTGATGCTGTCAAGCTGCAACATGGCGCCTGATTACCACCGTCCTGCATCAAGTGTGCAGGACGCGTACCCCGCAGATACTGGCGTGAAAAGCGTCAAGGCGGCAGCGCAGGTGGCTGATCTTGGATGGCAGGATTTCTTCACCGATCCACGCCTAAAAGCGTTGATTGCCCTGGCTCTTCAGAATAATCGTGACCTTGCTGCTCAGGCCGCAGCTGTTGCTGAAGCGCAAGGGCAGTACGAGGTGCAGCATGCATCGTTGTTTCCGCCAATTTCGGTTGGTGGTAGCGGCCTGTTTATGTCTCCGTCCGACACGGCTGGTTTTGCCTTTGCACCAGGTTCCGGCCGGAGCATAGGAACGCTGCGCTTCTTCCAGACCTCTATTGGTTTCTCATCATATGAAATCGATTTGTGGGGACGGATCCGCAACCTGTCACGCCAAGAAGCTGAAGCAGCTTTGAACACCGCTGAAAATGCGCGTAATTTGCTCATCACAACGGTCGGGCAGGTCGCAACGACCTACATCCAATGGTTGGGTGATCGTGAGTTGCTGCGTGTGACACAGGGCACTCTGGCTTCCCAGCAGCATACTTTGTCTTTGACGCAGATGGCTTTTGACCATGGCGAGACTGATGCGCTGACATTGGCGCAGGTACGCACGCAGGTTGAGCAGGCAGCAGCGAACGAAGCGCAGTACCAGCGGGCTGTTGCAATGGACGAGCATGCTCTGCAACTGGTTGTTGGTACGCCGCTGCCTGCAACCCTGCCAGCGCCTGCACCATTTGGTGCCCAGACGATGTTGAGCGATTTGCCAGCGGGTTTGCCATCAGATCTGATGTTGCAACGCCCGGATATTCAGGCAGCTGAGCACACGTTGCTGGGGGCGAATGCCAGCATTGGCGCTGCACGGGCGGCCTTCTATCCGCGTGTTACGTTGACGGCTTCTGAAGGTACAAGCGCCCTACAGTTCCGTCATCTGTTCACGCCGGGTGCTGAAACGTGGTCCATTGCTCCATCAATCTCACTACCTATTTTCACGTGGGGCCAAAACTCGGGCAATCTGCATATAGCCAAGGCACGCGCTTTGCAGTCGGCCGCGCAGTACCAAAAAACTGTGCAGACTGCATTCCGCGAAGTGTCGGATGCTTTGACGGCACGTGAGACTTACACGGCGCAAGAAAAGCATTTGGCGAACTTGGTCCAGCAGTCTCAAAGTGCGTATGACCTTGCAATGATGCGTTATCATGCGGGCATAGACAGCTACCTTACGGCGCTGGAGCAGCAGCGGACCCTGTATCAGGCGCAGCAGAACCATATTACGGTTCAAGCGGCGCGGTTTGCTAACTTGGTCACCGTGTACCGTGCTTTGGGGGGTGGCTGGAGTGCGAAAACAGTTTCGCCTAAAGTAGAAGGCCCTGCACAGGTCAAGACAGTAAGCCGATAG
- a CDS encoding TonB-dependent receptor: protein MSNKMPDFSLFTAKGHAQETPRQWQTLAMLAMGAGLAHVGQTAEAHDMDAANASASAISLSTVRVHSQTDVNSSNVQDKALGIRRMPGTVHDTPQTINVVPKELISEQKDYTLEQALENVPGITLSTGEGAGGLNGSQFRIRGQQARGDVYVNGLKDFGTYTRDMFNTESVEVIKGASGNYFGAGNVGGVINQNLKKANLHNEIDAEQAIGSGMQYRGTLDINRALGEHAALRINGMYNKQDIVNRNNLFSDRYGVAADLGLGLHTDTTWHLNYQWLKGREVPDYGVPMLLINGAPTSATGKYAPITEYGLSPKTTYARSFDKNNTDVHMLTSSLSSRLTAFLDVSNDTRFSHYHRLTSATAVSTCGTTTNCAAPFFRGQNPNLPYGAGGGLAYDQDGYGVQNISMLHANVSTWRFSHDVRAGVDINYNRDARILGTYVNRVNNQKLINPQYDYSNVSITFPSTGTRITGFRDLGLFISDRIALTKHVMVSGAVRWDSFESTYWNAMTANRGTQSQKSDRFSPSANLIYNFNDAINAYFTYSRSYKPVGADGSSLVVLSEGNGDVAANGRDLSPQRSDLYEVGAKADLLQKRLGLTAALYKINQNRSFAYDPLGNLIVGSLDSGSGRRTHGVELSATGQITRDWGIYANYAYMAGKVRDSALYDGKRAPQLPRNNFSIFTTYDLSRLLLGQEKGDLLIGGGARYNSAYFANESNNARVPYGFSLNTMMSYKIGRYRVQFNANNLTNHVNYSSAFSFGRAVPQSGRIFLGNVGITF from the coding sequence ATGTCCAATAAAATGCCTGATTTCAGTCTGTTCACGGCCAAGGGTCACGCGCAGGAAACACCGCGTCAGTGGCAAACGCTTGCTATGCTGGCTATGGGGGCGGGTCTGGCTCATGTTGGACAAACTGCTGAAGCCCATGACATGGATGCTGCCAATGCGTCAGCTTCGGCTATTTCGCTTTCGACCGTGCGTGTCCATAGCCAGACAGATGTGAATTCAAGCAATGTTCAGGATAAAGCTCTGGGTATTCGCCGGATGCCGGGTACAGTGCACGATACGCCTCAGACAATTAACGTCGTACCAAAAGAACTTATTTCAGAACAAAAAGACTATACGCTTGAGCAGGCGCTAGAAAATGTTCCGGGCATTACACTCTCCACCGGGGAGGGAGCTGGTGGTTTGAATGGTAGCCAGTTCCGTATTCGTGGTCAGCAGGCGCGTGGCGATGTTTACGTCAATGGTCTGAAGGATTTTGGAACATACACACGCGACATGTTCAATACGGAGAGTGTTGAGGTCATCAAAGGCGCGAGCGGCAATTATTTTGGCGCAGGCAATGTGGGCGGTGTAATTAATCAAAACCTCAAAAAAGCAAATTTGCACAACGAGATTGATGCGGAACAGGCCATTGGTAGTGGCATGCAATACCGTGGTACTTTGGATATTAATCGCGCTCTGGGTGAGCATGCAGCGTTGCGTATTAACGGCATGTACAACAAGCAGGATATTGTAAACCGCAACAATCTTTTCTCGGATCGGTATGGCGTTGCGGCTGATTTAGGGCTGGGTCTACATACGGACACAACCTGGCACCTAAACTATCAATGGCTGAAGGGCCGTGAAGTCCCGGATTACGGTGTGCCCATGTTGCTCATTAACGGTGCGCCAACGTCGGCAACGGGTAAGTATGCGCCGATTACAGAGTACGGTCTTTCACCAAAAACTACATATGCGCGGAGTTTTGATAAGAACAATACGGATGTGCATATGCTGACATCCAGTCTTTCGTCGCGGCTCACGGCGTTTTTGGACGTGAGCAACGACACGCGTTTTAGTCACTACCATCGCCTCACATCCGCTACTGCTGTCAGCACATGCGGAACGACCACAAATTGTGCAGCACCGTTTTTCAGGGGGCAAAATCCCAACTTGCCCTACGGTGCGGGCGGTGGATTGGCTTATGACCAAGATGGTTATGGTGTGCAAAACATCTCGATGCTGCATGCTAATGTCAGCACATGGCGGTTCTCTCACGATGTTCGTGCTGGCGTAGATATTAATTATAACCGTGATGCCCGCATCTTGGGAACGTACGTGAACCGTGTGAATAATCAGAAGCTGATTAACCCACAATATGACTATTCCAACGTAAGTATTACGTTTCCTTCAACGGGAACGCGTATCACGGGATTTCGTGATTTAGGTTTATTCATCTCGGACCGTATCGCGCTGACGAAGCACGTGATGGTTTCCGGTGCTGTTCGGTGGGATTCCTTTGAGAGCACGTATTGGAATGCAATGACGGCCAATCGTGGAACGCAATCCCAGAAGTCAGACCGTTTCAGCCCTTCTGCCAACCTTATTTATAACTTCAATGATGCGATCAATGCGTATTTTACGTATTCTCGTAGCTATAAACCTGTTGGTGCAGATGGTTCATCCCTCGTTGTTCTATCGGAGGGAAATGGAGATGTTGCTGCGAACGGACGTGACCTCAGCCCCCAGCGTAGTGATCTGTACGAAGTGGGGGCCAAAGCCGATCTTTTGCAGAAGCGACTTGGCCTGACTGCGGCACTCTACAAAATTAATCAGAACCGTTCTTTTGCCTATGATCCACTTGGGAACCTTATTGTTGGTTCTTTGGATTCTGGATCGGGCCGTCGGACGCACGGTGTGGAGCTTAGTGCAACAGGGCAGATCACGCGCGATTGGGGCATTTACGCGAATTACGCTTACATGGCGGGAAAAGTCCGGGATAGCGCGCTGTACGACGGAAAAAGAGCACCACAGCTGCCGCGCAACAATTTTTCTATTTTCACAACCTATGACCTGAGCCGTCTGCTGCTGGGGCAGGAAAAGGGTGATCTGCTTATCGGTGGTGGTGCGCGTTATAACAGTGCTTATTTTGCAAATGAATCCAACAATGCCCGCGTCCCGTATGGCTTCTCGCTGAACACAATGATGTCTTACAAAATTGGACGTTACCGGGTGCAGTTTAACGCGAACAACCTGACCAATCATGTGAATTATAGCTCGGCATTTTCCTTCGGACGGGCTGTACCGCAGTCGGGCCGGATATTCTTGGGGAACGTCGGCATCACGTTCTAA
- a CDS encoding tautomerase family protein gives MPHIVVKLWPGKSEQQKQELAEALSRDVIRILGSKERSVSVGIEEIAPDDWHDEVYNPDISAKQALLYKKPGYSM, from the coding sequence ATGCCGCATATCGTTGTAAAATTATGGCCGGGTAAATCAGAGCAGCAAAAGCAGGAACTAGCAGAGGCACTGTCTCGGGACGTGATCCGGATTTTGGGCAGTAAGGAAAGATCTGTTTCAGTCGGGATTGAAGAAATTGCGCCAGATGATTGGCACGACGAGGTTTATAACCCTGATATCAGCGCAAAGCAGGCCTTACTCTACAAAAAGCCTGGTTATTCGATGTAA
- the ribH gene encoding 6,7-dimethyl-8-ribityllumazine synthase: protein MSKSIPVAPDLKLTPAPRLALVVSRFNTDITGGLKNGALEWLGERDITDVDVYDAPGAFELPLLAQRLAKSGRYEGVICLGCVIKGDTAHFEFISLGATIGIMQAQLTTETPIAFGILTTYTEEQAIARSRKDAENKGREAAAACVESVAFLRNIPVSA from the coding sequence ATGAGCAAATCTATCCCCGTTGCCCCGGACCTGAAACTGACACCTGCACCGCGCCTCGCTTTGGTTGTCAGTCGCTTTAACACCGACATCACCGGCGGCCTGAAAAACGGCGCGCTGGAATGGCTCGGCGAACGCGACATCACAGATGTCGATGTCTATGACGCCCCGGGCGCATTTGAACTTCCCTTACTGGCGCAGCGCCTTGCCAAATCGGGCCGCTATGAAGGCGTTATTTGCCTTGGCTGTGTCATTAAGGGCGATACCGCGCATTTTGAGTTCATCTCTCTCGGCGCGACTATAGGCATCATGCAAGCCCAACTCACGACTGAAACACCAATCGCTTTCGGTATCCTCACCACCTATACCGAAGAGCAGGCCATCGCTCGCTCACGCAAAGACGCTGAGAACAAAGGCCGTGAAGCCGCAGCTGCCTGCGTCGAAAGTGTAGCATTTTTGCGTAATATTCCGGTTTCCGCCTAA